From the Fibrobacter sp. UWT2 genome, one window contains:
- a CDS encoding VWA domain-containing protein: MATNDPFALDPVPRRVTHLIFLVDTSGSMSGAKISSLNTAVREALADVGEISHNCSDSQIKVAALEFNSKVSWMYEQPIEAEKFQWQDLNAGGTTVLGSAFAELNAKLSKSKGFMGEQAGCRAPAILLLSDGVPTDEYKRNLEKLKANRWFSVGVKVAIAIGDDADKNVLQEFAGNSESVITVHNVDQLKKMIHTVSVSTSDVASQGASVGNEMLSPNELAIKKISETVKNDESLSGVDMGSSETNKGSDSWSDGWN, encoded by the coding sequence ATGGCTACAAATGATCCGTTTGCGTTAGACCCGGTTCCTCGCCGCGTGACGCACCTGATTTTCTTGGTGGATACGTCGGGCAGCATGTCGGGCGCGAAGATTTCGTCGCTTAATACGGCGGTGCGCGAAGCACTTGCCGATGTGGGCGAAATTTCGCACAATTGCAGCGATTCACAGATCAAGGTGGCGGCCCTTGAATTCAACAGCAAGGTGAGCTGGATGTATGAGCAGCCCATCGAGGCTGAAAAGTTCCAGTGGCAAGACCTGAATGCGGGCGGTACGACAGTGCTCGGCTCTGCTTTTGCGGAACTGAATGCCAAACTTTCGAAGTCCAAGGGCTTCATGGGTGAACAGGCTGGTTGTCGTGCTCCTGCGATCCTCCTACTTTCGGACGGCGTGCCAACGGATGAATACAAGCGTAACCTTGAAAAGCTCAAGGCGAATCGCTGGTTCTCGGTGGGCGTGAAGGTGGCTATTGCCATTGGAGACGATGCCGACAAGAATGTGCTCCAGGAATTCGCGGGTAATTCGGAATCGGTAATTACGGTACATAATGTGGATCAGCTTAAGAAGATGATCCATACTGTGAGCGTGTCGACTTCGGATGTGGCAAGCCAGGGAGCCTCTGTCGGTAACGAAATGCTGAGCCCGAACGAATTGGCGATAAAGAAGATCTCGGAAACGGTGAAAAACGATGAGTCGCTTTCGGGGGTCGATATGGGCTCAAGCGAGACCAACAAGGGCTCGGATTCTTGGTCCGACGGCTGGAACTAA
- a CDS encoding protein phosphatase 2C domain-containing protein, which yields MVQNATTFAASCRGASHAPKGVPCQDYSLQYADSEAQLIVVCDGHGSSTYVRSDVGARLAAEIAKEELLRFMRSADASAFLKNQAGAVTARTDVGDSCWSAKQADMSESAILREEQANLYQSQIANIQPQERIIRKLCASICEKWKAAIQKDAEDNPFTDAERERLGKADLVKAYGTTLMAYIQVEWGWLAIHIGDGRLLCLNKDGDAEKWKSLVPWDCACFLNYTTSLCNAKPVEAFRYAFDGTKKFPAAVLACSDGVEDSLGDYDVNSDRLHGFFSKILAMVLEEGVANASARMEIGLTAMSENGSKDDMSLAGIINPQEER from the coding sequence ATGGTGCAAAATGCCACAACATTTGCGGCCAGTTGTCGTGGCGCAAGCCATGCGCCTAAAGGTGTCCCTTGCCAAGACTATTCGCTGCAATATGCGGATTCCGAAGCCCAGTTGATTGTTGTTTGCGACGGTCATGGTTCTTCGACGTATGTGCGTAGTGATGTTGGGGCCCGCCTTGCGGCAGAAATTGCAAAAGAGGAACTGTTGCGGTTTATGCGCTCTGCTGATGCCAGCGCATTTTTAAAAAATCAGGCGGGGGCGGTGACCGCGCGCACCGATGTGGGAGATTCCTGCTGGTCTGCAAAACAAGCGGATATGAGCGAATCGGCAATCCTTCGTGAAGAGCAGGCGAACCTGTACCAGAGCCAGATTGCAAATATCCAACCGCAGGAAAGAATCATCCGCAAATTGTGCGCAAGCATTTGCGAAAAGTGGAAGGCCGCGATCCAGAAGGATGCCGAAGATAACCCGTTCACGGATGCCGAAAGGGAACGCCTTGGCAAAGCGGATTTGGTAAAGGCGTATGGCACGACCTTGATGGCGTACATTCAGGTGGAGTGGGGATGGCTTGCAATTCATATCGGTGACGGTCGCTTGCTTTGCCTGAATAAAGACGGTGATGCTGAAAAGTGGAAATCGCTTGTTCCGTGGGATTGTGCCTGCTTTTTAAACTATACCACGTCGCTTTGCAACGCAAAACCTGTCGAAGCGTTTAGGTATGCATTTGACGGAACTAAAAAATTCCCGGCGGCTGTATTGGCTTGCAGCGACGGCGTCGAAGATTCCCTAGGCGATTACGATGTGAATTCCGATCGCCTGCACGGATTCTTTTCGAAGATCCTGGCAATGGTTCTTGAAGAAGGCGTTGCGAATGCGAGTGCCCGAATGGAGATTGGCCTTACGGCAATGAGTGAAAATGGAAGCAAGGACGATATGAGCCTTGCAGGAATCATTAACCCTCAAGAGGAACGGTAA
- a CDS encoding ankyrin repeat domain-containing protein: MNGRPLHLVMRELVDAYGKDIVCDYKLRGLLADELGTSFKEYRSLIQLAELLGIGKAMHDMANRPSEWTLQIKKQKQAFALASKLDRVLSDYVVDSFAFALRYVATVKKPSLEGTLAGLTQQIAALERENESNLQKSRETVHYSQVALGNARRVRRFGVSLTLVGAALLALVTYFILFDNGRIPRDPKHKMEKLLEASEAGDAKYVAELLRNDAYVNSRDAEGNTPLHYAVKIGSAELIDTLLQHKADETVVDKLGRTPMELALELGNVYYVNIFVRSHSHAWMQANYERLKKLAVGQQGLSLLQEARDKIDQIRKAIKDCDVKALEKNLAFRNGLDLYYKEDDGKTLLHYAAQNANVAVLKYLVSKGLNVDAADNAGELPENLAKNAANKNYLNHYRLKNQLIFEAVKKGDMALLDEVIGYGASVNAIDSDGIPLVHYAAKRGTAMLEHLQKLGADISVRNRYKESLLFAAVQQNDLALAKKLLVYGFSVHEKNIHAQTPMTIANNKTSKFLYDYTYRDSLFVAAVKHKNLNQADYYLQLGADVNHVSNDRHFAAIHFAVENDDARALDFLKENGASMTLPYANTTPVEMALLKRKKNAFQNLLVNDMAAVSRIGASGKTLMHMACDMSGSATWINMLLSKGAKVDAFDRNGKTPLAYSIQRNDKERVSFLLKKGADARRIDSEGNNSLHVAARYAGGHIVKMLVDAGADPSVENNAGDKPVDIAEDVQNESAQDELDNYSLFGKARKKLKSAKNAGSKLWGKFKGLAS, encoded by the coding sequence ATGAACGGACGCCCTTTGCATCTTGTAATGCGTGAACTTGTCGATGCCTACGGCAAAGACATTGTTTGCGACTATAAATTGAGGGGGCTTCTTGCTGACGAACTCGGCACGTCTTTTAAGGAATATCGTTCCTTGATTCAGTTGGCAGAGTTGCTGGGCATCGGCAAGGCGATGCACGATATGGCAAACCGCCCGAGTGAATGGACTCTCCAAATAAAAAAGCAAAAGCAGGCCTTTGCTTTGGCGTCTAAGCTTGACCGCGTGCTGAGCGATTATGTGGTGGATTCGTTTGCGTTTGCGCTGCGTTATGTTGCAACGGTCAAGAAGCCGAGCCTGGAAGGCACTCTTGCGGGGCTTACACAGCAGATTGCGGCCTTGGAACGCGAAAATGAATCGAATCTTCAGAAAAGCCGTGAAACGGTTCACTATTCGCAGGTCGCATTAGGCAACGCCCGCCGCGTAAGGCGATTCGGCGTGTCGCTCACGTTGGTGGGGGCAGCCCTTTTGGCGTTGGTGACCTACTTTATCTTGTTTGACAACGGCCGAATCCCCAGGGATCCTAAGCATAAGATGGAAAAGCTGCTTGAGGCAAGCGAAGCGGGCGATGCGAAGTACGTGGCGGAACTGCTCCGAAACGATGCGTACGTGAATAGCCGCGATGCCGAAGGGAATACGCCTTTGCATTACGCGGTAAAAATCGGCTCGGCAGAGCTGATTGACACCTTGCTGCAGCATAAGGCGGACGAAACGGTGGTGGACAAGTTAGGTCGCACTCCGATGGAACTTGCCCTTGAACTTGGCAACGTGTATTATGTGAATATTTTTGTGCGTTCGCATTCGCACGCATGGATGCAGGCGAATTACGAACGCCTGAAAAAGTTGGCTGTCGGTCAACAGGGACTTTCGCTGCTTCAAGAAGCGCGTGACAAAATCGACCAGATTCGCAAGGCCATTAAGGACTGCGATGTAAAGGCCCTTGAAAAGAATCTTGCCTTTAGAAACGGTCTAGATCTTTATTATAAGGAAGATGACGGCAAGACGCTTTTGCACTACGCTGCTCAAAATGCGAATGTGGCGGTGCTCAAGTATTTGGTTTCGAAAGGCTTGAACGTAGATGCCGCAGACAATGCCGGTGAATTGCCTGAAAATTTGGCGAAGAATGCCGCCAACAAAAATTATTTGAACCATTATCGACTCAAGAATCAGTTGATTTTTGAAGCCGTCAAAAAAGGGGACATGGCGCTCCTTGACGAAGTGATTGGCTATGGGGCGAGTGTCAACGCCATCGATAGCGACGGCATTCCCCTGGTGCATTATGCGGCCAAACGCGGCACAGCGATGCTTGAACACCTTCAAAAATTAGGAGCCGATATTTCGGTGCGTAACCGTTACAAAGAATCGCTGCTTTTTGCGGCGGTGCAACAGAACGACCTTGCGCTGGCGAAAAAGTTGCTGGTTTACGGATTTTCGGTGCATGAAAAGAATATTCATGCCCAGACGCCTATGACGATTGCGAATAATAAGACTTCTAAATTCCTGTACGATTACACCTACAGAGACAGCCTCTTTGTTGCGGCGGTAAAGCATAAGAACTTGAACCAGGCTGATTATTATTTGCAGCTGGGCGCCGATGTGAATCACGTGTCGAACGACCGCCATTTTGCGGCGATTCATTTTGCGGTAGAAAACGACGACGCCCGCGCCCTTGATTTTTTGAAAGAAAACGGGGCGAGCATGACGCTGCCTTACGCGAATACGACGCCTGTCGAAATGGCGCTTCTGAAGCGCAAGAAGAATGCGTTCCAGAACCTGCTTGTAAACGATATGGCGGCGGTTTCTAGAATCGGCGCAAGCGGCAAAACGCTGATGCACATGGCCTGCGACATGTCGGGGAGTGCTACGTGGATCAATATGCTGCTTTCGAAAGGGGCAAAAGTAGATGCTTTTGACCGTAACGGGAAAACTCCGCTTGCCTATTCCATTCAGAGAAACGACAAGGAGCGCGTCTCATTTTTGCTCAAGAAAGGCGCTGATGCCCGCCGGATCGATTCCGAGGGGAATAATTCGCTGCACGTGGCAGCCCGTTATGCAGGCGGCCACATTGTAAAGATGCTAGTGGATGCTGGCGCTGACCCTTCTGTCGAAAATAATGCGGGCGACAAGCCGGTAGACATTGCCGAAGACGTGCAGAACGAATCGGCCCAGGACGAATTGGACAACTACAGCTTATTTGGAAAGGCCCGAAAAAAGCTTAAATCAGCGAAAAACGCCGGTTCCAAACTTTGGGGTAAGTTCAAAGGCCTCGCAAGCTAA
- the rmuC gene encoding DNA recombination protein RmuC yields the protein MTIAVAIICAILGIAIGFLASRVAGAKRDTAAQQATIDMEKEVAVLRSQLEAENQKNAELKESSAKQLETAKDDAARQIAAIKADSTKALIAEKEDAAKALAAEREANAKRLEGMKQDWERNHQKALDDQRERFDALSKSLVAEAKNATEEMLKQREKQISESGHVTMEQLVNPLKETIAKMEKTMSDTTLKQTESVTSLKAALKQSIESNTATNQTANDLIRAFKHDTKIQGDWGECVLEELLASLGLQEGIHFETQATLRDANGNVLLSEETGCRMRPDVIVHLDPKKDVIVDSKVSMTAFYDYNCAENPDQRKDLLKRHIQSLEQHVKELSVKKYEDYVKAPRETIDFVIMFVPRADALWTALAEKPSLWREAMEKNVYIADEQTLYAALRIVKLTWRQVEQAQNQQRVFELANEMLKRVGMFVKQMNVVGASLDKAQEAYKNGMAKFADKGQSVLTTCRQLESLGAKQDKSNPLPTEVDTIEMQEL from the coding sequence ATGACAATCGCCGTAGCAATCATCTGCGCCATCCTTGGAATCGCCATCGGATTCCTCGCTTCCCGTGTCGCGGGCGCCAAGCGTGACACCGCCGCACAACAGGCAACCATCGATATGGAAAAGGAGGTGGCCGTGTTGCGTAGCCAGCTGGAAGCTGAAAACCAGAAGAATGCCGAGCTGAAGGAATCCTCGGCAAAGCAGCTTGAAACGGCAAAAGACGATGCTGCCCGGCAGATTGCCGCCATTAAGGCCGATTCCACTAAAGCGCTCATTGCCGAAAAAGAAGATGCGGCAAAGGCTCTTGCCGCTGAGCGTGAGGCAAACGCAAAGCGCCTCGAAGGTATGAAGCAGGATTGGGAACGCAATCACCAGAAGGCTCTGGATGATCAAAGGGAACGCTTTGACGCTCTTTCCAAGAGTCTGGTGGCCGAAGCGAAGAATGCGACCGAAGAAATGCTCAAACAGCGTGAAAAGCAAATTTCGGAATCGGGCCATGTGACCATGGAACAGCTGGTGAATCCGCTCAAGGAAACCATTGCCAAGATGGAAAAGACCATGAGCGACACGACCCTCAAGCAGACTGAATCTGTGACTTCGTTGAAGGCTGCTCTCAAGCAGTCGATTGAATCGAATACTGCTACCAACCAGACGGCGAACGATTTGATTCGTGCCTTTAAGCACGATACCAAGATTCAGGGCGACTGGGGCGAATGTGTTCTTGAAGAACTGTTGGCCTCGCTCGGACTCCAGGAGGGAATTCATTTCGAAACGCAGGCGACCTTGCGCGATGCGAATGGAAATGTCTTGCTTTCAGAAGAAACCGGGTGCAGGATGCGCCCCGATGTGATTGTGCATCTTGACCCGAAAAAGGACGTGATTGTTGATTCCAAGGTGTCGATGACGGCTTTTTACGACTACAACTGTGCCGAAAATCCGGACCAGCGCAAGGATCTGCTGAAAAGGCATATTCAGAGCCTTGAGCAGCATGTAAAGGAACTGTCGGTAAAGAAGTACGAAGATTACGTGAAAGCGCCTAGAGAAACGATTGATTTTGTGATCATGTTCGTGCCGCGTGCAGATGCCCTTTGGACTGCTCTTGCCGAAAAGCCTTCGCTTTGGCGCGAAGCCATGGAAAAGAACGTCTACATTGCCGACGAACAGACGCTCTATGCGGCGCTTCGCATTGTGAAGCTGACTTGGCGTCAGGTGGAACAGGCGCAGAATCAGCAGCGCGTTTTTGAACTTGCGAATGAAATGCTCAAGCGCGTGGGAATGTTTGTGAAGCAGATGAATGTTGTCGGGGCTTCCCTTGATAAGGCGCAGGAAGCCTATAAAAATGGCATGGCAAAATTCGCCGACAAGGGTCAGAGCGTGCTTACGACTTGCCGCCAGTTGGAAAGCCTTGGCGCAAAGCAAGACAAGAGTAACCCGCTCCCGACCGAAGTGGATACGATCGAGATGCAGGAATTGTAA
- a CDS encoding tetratricopeptide repeat protein — MGKDIRTQESPVPQALRIFTDREEPRRAFWECYNKFSEDIGSEDPSKQKSRVLAYYGVGGIGKTSLLNQLMVEMEDAAVAQKIGRPLYVDFDLSIKQEPRAVMESIRNVLAEKYGFTFFLFDLGCFFYAKKIHENMDRPEIKSFIERSEVLKLALDSFGVVDTLAGMPIPVGNVVALVAKLADMGVKYFKNKKAADSKELRNIDALSHAELLEYLPLLLAHDISENMERIYKKGKGRKEPLVIFLDTYECLVNEMASIGDPMNNDKWLRNSRNGLIAETPYVLWVIGGREKLKWKEIANWNGSLEQHLLGDFSEVDARDFLRCSGIDDSELQKGLYRLTRGTPVYLDLCVRQYQEERLSQIEDFGRNVTELIERFARYMDDARKDIVYMLSCLGEWSEEMLDEVVEQALPSFSDSAYESVMGLSFIVESVEKHYIMHQTVRDVLYKKCPQRIKRKTTAAAIDYSEKKLKKLDAFSTDYEYYVGILLKQAIRFYTDDDDLSEFYTEHVRPYFVRLCDLNRFCSLESLFNLFWERASQNKDVQLYALAQKDYSIWLRGMGRYKESEDMAKSAYELYAKLFGVDSEIALESQREYAVGLRLQGKYRKSLKTQKDFYEKNIGKNDSNVALAILDISNTYDKMGLYAKALQLKERLLKWSRTRLGENHPGTLCSLWSVAASFELLGRYREALALRQEIYNRYKATQGDSSPNTITSLGNIAGNYERIGQYGKALDIRKTVLEQRRKALGEDHPQTIEDVVLLANVYGRMGRYADALPLRKDVLEKRSRLLGESHPGTLKAVIGVTVELEQLGHYQEALVYRREIYDRYKATQGEDFPDTIGALSAIAGDYECLGQYAKAVELRKDVLERYRKVQGENHPKTIDAIRDLASTYGNMGCYSDALSLKELVLEKRRKLFGEKHPSTLNSMGGVAYMLERLGRYQDALVYRQEIYDCYKATQGEDFPRTIGALSAIAGDYESLGQYDKAVDIRKDVLEQRQNVLGENHPRTIDAMRALSSTYGKMNCHVDALLLSERVLEKRKILFGENHPETLKAAMGVALELEQLGRYQDALVYRQEIYDRYKATQGEDFPDTIGALSAIAGDYESLGQYDKAMDIRKEVLESRRNVLGEDNPETINAMLSLYCLYNKIGRHVEALPLSERVLEKRKILFGENHPETLLAAMGVALELEQLGRYQDALVYRQEIYDRYKATQGEDFPDTIGALSAIAGDYESLGQYDKAMDIRKEVLESRRNVLGEDNPETINAMLSLYCLYNKIGRHAEALLLSERILEKRKILFGENHPETLKAAMGVALELERLGRYRDALVHHQEIYDRYKATQGENFPDTIEASERIADDYGSLGQFTKAVELRKDALERRCNVQGVDHPNTISSRCILAWLCTLCAMYDDAEELFKDCLKRQERLAGEESLKTISALEDLAKFYFFKDESGKGVPYAEKVLNLISQNPNVSDQNRIKYTDTLVLLYASVDRLEEAYKMALQLLNDALKEYASNQEFVADRHYTLAYILNKMKRFGEALEYAQKSYDVCMLSLGEFDARTKRTKDLMNEIKSKLGG, encoded by the coding sequence ATGGGAAAAGACATCCGCACACAAGAATCGCCTGTTCCGCAGGCACTCCGTATTTTTACAGACCGAGAAGAACCTCGCCGTGCATTCTGGGAATGCTATAATAAGTTCAGTGAAGATATAGGGAGCGAAGATCCTTCAAAGCAAAAAAGTAGGGTTCTTGCCTATTATGGTGTTGGCGGTATCGGTAAAACGTCCCTCTTGAATCAATTGATGGTTGAAATGGAGGATGCTGCGGTTGCCCAAAAAATAGGTCGCCCTTTATATGTGGATTTTGATTTGTCCATAAAGCAGGAACCACGTGCGGTTATGGAATCTATCCGTAATGTGTTGGCGGAAAAATATGGCTTTACGTTCTTCCTGTTTGATTTGGGCTGTTTTTTTTATGCGAAAAAAATACACGAGAACATGGATCGACCGGAGATAAAGTCGTTTATAGAACGTAGTGAGGTTCTTAAATTGGCTTTAGACTCTTTTGGAGTTGTTGATACATTAGCCGGAATGCCTATTCCAGTAGGGAACGTCGTGGCATTGGTTGCCAAGCTTGCCGATATGGGCGTTAAGTATTTTAAAAATAAAAAGGCGGCAGACAGCAAAGAGCTTAGAAACATTGATGCTTTATCTCATGCTGAACTTCTGGAGTATTTGCCGCTTCTCTTGGCGCATGATATTTCCGAAAATATGGAAAGAATTTATAAAAAGGGAAAAGGTCGCAAAGAACCTTTGGTCATTTTCTTGGATACGTATGAATGCCTTGTAAACGAGATGGCATCCATCGGTGACCCGATGAATAACGACAAGTGGTTGAGGAATTCTCGTAATGGCTTGATAGCAGAAACTCCTTATGTGCTCTGGGTGATTGGAGGCCGTGAAAAATTAAAATGGAAGGAGATTGCTAATTGGAATGGATCGCTTGAACAGCATCTTTTAGGCGATTTTTCCGAGGTTGATGCTAGGGATTTCTTGCGGTGTTCGGGAATTGATGATTCCGAACTGCAAAAGGGACTTTATAGGCTTACTAGAGGTACGCCTGTTTATCTAGACCTTTGCGTGAGACAGTATCAGGAGGAGCGTCTTTCTCAAATAGAAGATTTCGGTAGGAATGTTACGGAATTGATAGAGAGGTTCGCGAGGTATATGGATGATGCGAGAAAGGACATTGTCTACATGCTATCGTGCTTAGGCGAATGGAGCGAGGAAATGCTTGACGAAGTTGTAGAACAGGCATTGCCTAGCTTCAGTGACTCGGCGTATGAATCAGTAATGGGGCTTTCGTTTATTGTCGAGTCGGTTGAAAAGCATTACATTATGCACCAAACTGTGAGGGATGTGCTTTATAAAAAATGTCCCCAAAGAATAAAACGAAAAACGACTGCCGCTGCAATTGACTATAGCGAAAAGAAGTTAAAAAAACTTGATGCATTCTCTACGGATTACGAATATTATGTCGGCATTCTGCTCAAACAGGCGATAAGGTTCTATACCGACGATGACGACCTTTCTGAATTTTATACGGAACATGTTCGGCCATATTTTGTACGCTTATGTGACTTGAACCGGTTCTGTTCTCTTGAGTCTCTCTTTAATCTTTTTTGGGAAAGGGCTTCCCAAAATAAGGATGTTCAGCTATATGCTTTGGCGCAAAAAGATTATTCTATTTGGCTTCGTGGAATGGGCCGATATAAAGAATCGGAGGATATGGCTAAGTCTGCGTATGAATTGTATGCGAAACTCTTTGGTGTAGATTCAGAAATTGCTTTGGAATCGCAGCGTGAATATGCTGTGGGACTTCGCTTGCAAGGAAAGTATCGGAAAAGTTTGAAAACGCAGAAGGACTTTTACGAAAAGAATATCGGAAAAAACGACTCTAATGTTGCTTTAGCTATACTTGATATATCTAATACTTACGATAAAATGGGACTCTATGCTAAAGCGCTGCAATTGAAAGAACGGTTACTAAAATGGAGCAGAACTCGTTTAGGCGAAAATCATCCTGGTACATTGTGTAGTCTGTGGAGCGTTGCCGCGTCGTTTGAGCTGCTAGGTCGATATCGAGAAGCACTTGCGCTTCGTCAAGAAATATACAATCGTTATAAGGCGACGCAGGGCGATAGCTCTCCGAACACGATAACATCGCTGGGTAACATAGCTGGAAATTATGAAAGAATAGGCCAATATGGCAAGGCCTTGGATATACGGAAGACGGTTTTGGAGCAAAGAAGAAAGGCTCTGGGCGAAGACCATCCCCAAACAATAGAGGATGTTGTGCTTTTGGCAAATGTATATGGCAGAATGGGTCGTTATGCAGATGCGTTGCCGTTGAGAAAAGATGTCCTTGAGAAAAGAAGTAGACTTCTTGGTGAGTCTCATCCTGGGACATTGAAGGCTGTAATAGGTGTGACGGTAGAATTAGAGCAGCTCGGTCATTACCAGGAGGCATTGGTCTATCGTCGGGAAATATATGACCGCTACAAGGCAACGCAAGGCGAAGACTTTCCGGATACGATTGGCGCACTGTCGGCTATTGCTGGCGATTATGAATGCTTGGGCCAATATGCCAAGGCCGTTGAATTGCGGAAGGATGTCTTGGAACGATATCGGAAAGTTCAAGGTGAAAATCATCCTAAGACAATTGATGCTATACGAGATTTGGCTAGTACTTATGGCAATATGGGTTGTTACTCAGATGCGCTTTCGTTAAAGGAACTAGTCCTTGAAAAACGTCGGAAACTCTTTGGCGAAAAACACCCTAGTACCCTGAACTCTATGGGGGGCGTAGCCTATATGTTGGAACGGCTTGGCCGCTACCAGGATGCGCTAGTCTATCGTCAGGAAATATATGATTGCTATAAGGCAACGCAAGGCGAAGATTTTCCGAGAACGATAGGCGCGCTGTCGGCTATTGCGGGTGATTATGAATCCTTGGGCCAATATGACAAGGCTGTGGATATACGGAAGGATGTTTTGGAACAAAGACAGAATGTTCTTGGGGAGAATCACCCTCGGACAATTGATGCTATGCGAGCTTTGTCTAGCACGTATGGCAAAATGAATTGTCATGTTGATGCGTTGCTGTTGAGTGAACGGGTCCTTGAAAAGCGTAAAATTCTTTTTGGCGAGAACCATCCCGAAACGTTGAAAGCTGCAATGGGGGTGGCGCTGGAATTAGAACAGCTTGGCCGCTACCAGGATGCCCTAGTCTATCGTCAGGAAATATATGACCGTTACAAGGCGACGCAGGGTGAAGACTTTCCGGATACGATTGGCGCACTATCGGCTATTGCGGGTGATTATGAATCCTTGGGCCAATACGACAAGGCGATGGATATCCGGAAGGAAGTTTTGGAAAGCAGACGCAATGTTCTGGGCGAAGACAATCCTGAAACAATTAATGCAATGTTGTCTTTGTATTGCTTGTATAATAAGATTGGCCGTCACGTCGAAGCGTTGCCGTTGAGTGAACGGGTCCTTGAAAAGCGCAAAATCCTTTTTGGCGAGAACCATCCAGAAACATTGTTGGCAGCAATGGGAGTGGCGCTGGAATTAGAACAGCTCGGTCGCTACCAGGATGCCCTAGTCTATCGTCAGGAAATATATGACCGTTACAAGGCGACGCAGGGTGAAGACTTTCCGGATACGATTGGCGCACTATCGGCTATTGCGGGTGATTATGAATCCTTGGGCCAATACGACAAGGCGATGGATATCCGGAAGGAAGTTTTGGAAAGCAGACGCAATGTTCTGGGCGAAGACAATCCTGAAACAATTAATGCAATGTTGTCTTTGTATTGCTTGTATAATAAGATTGGCCGTCACGCCGAAGCGTTGCTGTTGAGTGAACGGATCCTTGAAAAGCGCAAAATCCTTTTTGGCGAGAACCATCCCGAAACGTTGAAAGCAGCGATGGGAGTGGCGCTGGAATTAGAACGGCTAGGTCGCTATCGGGATGCCCTAGTCCATCATCAGGAAATATATGACCGTTACAAGGCAACGCAAGGCGAAAACTTCCCTGACACGATAGAAGCCTCAGAGAGAATCGCTGACGATTATGGAAGCTTGGGACAATTCACCAAAGCTGTTGAATTGCGGAAGGATGCGCTGGAACGAAGATGCAATGTTCAGGGAGTGGATCATCCTAATACGATTAGTTCAAGGTGTATTTTGGCATGGTTGTGTACTCTTTGCGCTATGTATGATGATGCAGAAGAACTGTTTAAGGATTGTCTCAAAAGGCAGGAACGCTTGGCAGGAGAAGAAAGCTTAAAGACAATATCTGCGCTAGAAGATTTGGCAAAGTTCTATTTTTTCAAGGATGAATCGGGAAAAGGTGTTCCTTATGCAGAAAAAGTCTTAAATTTAATAAGCCAAAATCCAAATGTCAGCGATCAGAATCGTATAAAATATACTGATACTTTGGTTCTTTTATATGCATCTGTGGATCGTTTAGAAGAAGCCTATAAAATGGCTCTACAATTGTTAAATGATGCGTTAAAAGAATATGCTTCGAATCAGGAATTTGTTGCCGATCGTCATTACACTCTTGCCTATATTTTGAACAAGATGAAACGGTTTGGCGAGGCTTTGGAGTATGCGCAAAAGTCCTATGATGTTTGTATGCTGAGTCTTGGTGAGTTTGACGCACGTACAAAACGTACGAAAGATCTCATGAATGAAATCAAATCTAAGCTTGGCGGTTGA